In Candidatus Marinimicrobia bacterium CG08_land_8_20_14_0_20_45_22, the genomic stretch AACTGATGACAGGTTTTCTGGTAACGATCCTCGATCGTTTTTCGAGCCAGCCGATTGTTTCAAAAATTGCCGAAACATTACGATCAAGCCGATCTTACGTTACTATTAGTGGACTGAAGGGCTCCTCTATAAGCCTGTTTTCTGCCAATCTTTATAAACAATTTAAAAACCCGATTCTAATCGTTGTAAAAGATTCAACTGAGGCGGAAGACCTTCGAGATGACATGGAATCTTTAGTCGGTTCTGCGATGGTCTGCTACCTTCCCGACCGCGTATCCCGACCAACGCTTTTTTCTGAATTTGACACAACATACACCTACTTTTTACATGACACTATCAACAAATTGACTACGCTAAAAAATCCGATTATTATTTCCACTTTAAACGGACTTTCAACACCATTTCCCGAAAAGGAGGCCTATCGGTCAAATCTTGTTTTCCTTGAAGTGGGAAAATCTTTTTCGCGCGATGCTTTTATTAATCAAATGGTTGATTTTCACTACAATCCTGTCGATGTTGTCGAATATCCTTTTGACTTTGCCGTTAAGGGCGGTGTCATCGATTTTTTCCCCCCATCTTCCCGCCATCCATATCGTATCGAATTCTTCGATAACGTTATCGAATCAATCCGAACATTTAACACTGACGACCAATTGTCAATTGCTCGTGTTAATCGCTGTGCGCTTTACCCGAATCCAGATTTTCCCCGTGGGCAAAAAGAGTCGGCGACTCTATTTTCGTATTTATCTAAAGACGCCATAATCATTCTTCCGCATTACGAAACATTGCTTTCATCTGCAGAAAAATTTGATCTCTCTTTTACAACCACTCCTTCTTACAAGAACATATTCCTCTATGATGTTGCCGATGCACAATTTAATTTCAAAATTTTTCAGCCATCCTTTTATCAGGGAAGCATCACTTTTTTTAAGGAACATCTTGTTCGAATTTTGGAAAAACACCAACAGCCGACAATCGTCATCCTTTCCGGCAATCCAAACCAAACAAACCGCCTTAAAATCATATTGGACACCTTTCCAATAATTCTCTGTGATGGAACGCTATCTCATTCTCTCGAGATTCCCGATTTAGACCTATTCGTCTATGTTGAACATGAGCTTTTCTCAAGACAGCGCCAATCAAATGTTTTCAGAAGCGTCGCATCCGAGACTGATCTCCAAAAACTTGATCCGGATAATATTTCTTTTGGCGACATTATGGTTCATTTGAATTATGGAATTGGTCGTTTCGTCGGACTGAGAAAAATTACCGCATTCGGTTCAATTCGTGAGTGTCTGGTTCTTGAATATGCTGACAAGGCGCGTGTTTTCGTTCCTCTCGAAAAATTGAAGTTCGTTCAGAAGTACAAAACTTCCGAATCTTACTTCCCTAAATTGAATCACCTTGGCTCAAAGGAGTGGGAAAAGACCAAGACGATAACGGAGAAATCCCTTGAATATTTTTCGCAAGAAATCATCCGTTTATATGCATCGCGCTTGCAATCTTCAGGCTTTTCTTTTAATCCGGATTCCGAATTGCAGATCGAGATGGAATCCGAGTTTATGTTTGAGGAAACACCCGATCAAGCCACCGCCTCCGAAGAGATCAAGCGAGATATGGAAGCGCCCCGCCCAATGGACCGATTGCTGTGTGGAGATGTTGGGTTTGGCAAGACAGAGGTCGCCATTCGCGCCGCTTTCAAGGCGGTAGATAACTCTAAACAGGTTGCCATTTTAGTTCCAACAACCATTCTTGCCGATCAGCATTTTCATACATTTTCCGAACGCATTGCCAATTTTCCCATTCGAATAGGACTCCTTTCCCGCTTTGTCGATTCAAAGACAATAAAACAAACCATTAGGGCAATATCCATCGGAACGGTCGATATTGTTATCGGAACGCACCGCTTGCTATCTGAAGACATCCATTTCAAAGATTTAGGGTTATTGGTTATTGATGAAGAGCATCGGTTTGGCGTTAAGCATAAGGACAAGATCAAATCTTTCCGCAACAACGTCGATGTGCTTTCGCTCTCTGCCACACCCATTCCCCGTTCAATGCATTTCTCCCTCATCGGTGCTCGTGATTTTTCCCAAATCAACACGCCGCCGAAATCCCGACTTCCAATATTTACTGAAATTATCACATTCGACGAAAATCTTATTAAGACCGCTGTCTATCGGGAAATTGCACGCGGCGGACAAATATACTTCGTCCACAACGAAGTCAAAACCATCGAAGTGATGACAAGCCAGTTGCAGGCGCTTTTCCCAGAATTATCCATTCGTTTTGCGCACGGACAGATGACGGAAAAAGTTCTTGAACCCATAATGAAAAATTTCATCAACCAGAAAATCGACATTTTGGTTACAACGGCTATCATCGAATCCGGCATCGACATCCCAAATGTCAATACGATTTTTATTCACCGAGCACAGAATTTCGGATTAGCCCAATTATACCAATTGCGAGGACGTGTCGGTCGGAGCAATCGCCGCGCTTATGCGTATTTGATCGTCCCCAATCAGAATGCGCTGAGTCCGGACGCCATCAAGCGACTTCAAACAATTAAACGATACACATCACTCGGGTCCGGCTACTCCATTGCGCTTAAAGACCTAGAGATTCGAGGTGCGGGAAATGTTTTCGGCACCGAACAAAGTGGAAATATTAACGCTGTCGGCTATTCGATGTACGTTCAGATTCTAAAGGATGCCTTAGCCGCGGCAAAAGATGCTGAATTCGGAACGAAAATATCCCTTACGCCGGCCCCGCAAGACGTTGAAATCACGTATCCAAAACCTGCGTTTCTACCTGAAGATTATATATCGTCTTCTTCTATGCGACTTCAATATTATCGTCGCTTGACGGAGGCAAATACGCTACCAGAGTTGAAAAAAATCGAGAGTGAAATTCGGGATATTTTTGGTTATGTGCCAGAAACTGGTGAAAATTTTCTGGGTTTATCTCGCATTCGAATCGCCGCATCCGAATTGGGAATCAATAAGATAGTGTTTAAAGATTCTGTCGTTGAAATCTCTTTTGTTGACGCCAATCCATTTAACAATGACATTGATTTAATTGAGTCGATCAGAAATGCAACCCGAAATATCGGCTTTGCATATAAATTTCTCCCGTCAGACGAATTGAAACTACTCTTATTTATCAATCGTCCGGATCCGTTATTATCTTTAAAACATTTCTTGGATGTCCTGAAGGAGGCGATTAATTTATGAAGTTTTGTTATAGTTCTATTTATGAGGTCCCGGTATGAATCGTCGTTTTTCCGCTCTGGCAATATCTCTGATGGTTTTTCTGATGAGCACAGAGTCTTGTGGCTGGATCGTCAACCCAACTACCGTTGTCAGGATCAACACACAATGTGTTACCAAAGAGACGTTTGATCGGATTGTTCCACCTTCTGAATTCTCTCTCTTGTCGAAGCAACAGAAGATTGATCGGGTCGTTTCTTTTTCTAATTCAGAACTCCTCTATTATGACGCCATCAAGAAACATCTTGATCGCGACGCCTCAATCGTCCGGCGAATCAAAGATTTCACCCAAGAAAATATGGTTCAAATCTATTTGAATCACATGGTACTCGACTCGATTATCACCGAACAGTCATTGCGCGACGCTTACGAAAGATTACCCTTGGAATATCGCCAATACCACACGTTCTCCAGTGTAAAAAACGAGTTGAAAGAAAATGCCATCAAATATTCCCGCCCTCAAATTCAGCAAGCTTATCTGAATTTTTTAGAAGAGCTGAAGTTCCAAAATGAACTGCTGATTAATGAGAAAAATTTGAATCAACTTTTATCTTCTTTTACCGACTCTCTCAAATATTACCAATCTATTAATAAACCGGCAACCTATGTAGGAATTTTTAATAGCATTCAAACCAATTCGATTGTTGCTACAACCAAATCAAAGAGTTTCGATAAAAACTGGTACGTTGAAAAATTGTCAAGCAATGCTGAAAAAATCCCGCCGAACATTGGCTCCTTTGAAACCGCAAGTTATATCCTTGAGACAATAATTTTAGGTGAAATCATCAGCGACAACGCTCGCGCCTCAAAAATCGATCGGGATAAAGAGTTCGTTACGGCGCTGCACGATTTCAAACACCGTATCATTCTTAATCTTTATCGAAATAGAGAAATCGAAAGCCGCATCGCACTTTCCAACGACTCTTTGTTGGCGTTTTATAACAAGTATCCGTCTCAATATCTCTCTGCGCCGACGGCGGAGGTTTGGGAAATTTTCATCAAAGATAAAGCGAAAGCAGAACGGTTATTGGACTTAGCCATGTCTGCTAAAGATTTCCCGTCATTTGCCGCCAAACATACCGAGCGCCTGACTTTTGCAACAAATCAGAAAGCCTATCTTGGCTTTATCAATCGCGATCAATACGCCGGTATTGGTAAAAAAGCTCAAACCGTTCCAGAAAACACGGTGTTTAACGAATTAATTCCAAGCGGACTTGGTTATTCGATCATCAGGATCGGTAAAAAGAATCTTACGGAACCCCAACCATTTGACGCCGTAAAAGGCAGAGTACAGAATGATTTTTTAGCCGATACGAAAGCAAGAATGGAAAAAGCGATTATTAAGAAACTGAAACGTAAATATACAGTTAAGATTTACTGGAAGGTATTGGGAATGGATGTAAAGAACAAAGAGGTAGAATAGTGAGAAAATTTTTCCTTTTGGCGTTAATCCCACTTCTTTTTTCTTGCGGAACGCATAGTGATAAAAATAACGTAATTGCTCGCGTCGGAAAATCTGTTCTAACTCAAAAGGATTTGGAAAAAATGATTCCGGAGGCTTTAGAAAATTTTCCCATAAGCGAAAATTTTGTCAACTCGTTGGTTTCCAACTGGGTTCGCAAAGAAACGTTGTATCAGAAGGCTAAAGAATACCATTTTGACCGTGACGAATACTTACGTGTTAAGACAGATAAT encodes the following:
- the mfd gene encoding transcription-repair coupling factor, which gives rise to MTGFLVTILDRFSSQPIVSKIAETLRSSRSYVTISGLKGSSISLFSANLYKQFKNPILIVVKDSTEAEDLRDDMESLVGSAMVCYLPDRVSRPTLFSEFDTTYTYFLHDTINKLTTLKNPIIISTLNGLSTPFPEKEAYRSNLVFLEVGKSFSRDAFINQMVDFHYNPVDVVEYPFDFAVKGGVIDFFPPSSRHPYRIEFFDNVIESIRTFNTDDQLSIARVNRCALYPNPDFPRGQKESATLFSYLSKDAIIILPHYETLLSSAEKFDLSFTTTPSYKNIFLYDVADAQFNFKIFQPSFYQGSITFFKEHLVRILEKHQQPTIVILSGNPNQTNRLKIILDTFPIILCDGTLSHSLEIPDLDLFVYVEHELFSRQRQSNVFRSVASETDLQKLDPDNISFGDIMVHLNYGIGRFVGLRKITAFGSIRECLVLEYADKARVFVPLEKLKFVQKYKTSESYFPKLNHLGSKEWEKTKTITEKSLEYFSQEIIRLYASRLQSSGFSFNPDSELQIEMESEFMFEETPDQATASEEIKRDMEAPRPMDRLLCGDVGFGKTEVAIRAAFKAVDNSKQVAILVPTTILADQHFHTFSERIANFPIRIGLLSRFVDSKTIKQTIRAISIGTVDIVIGTHRLLSEDIHFKDLGLLVIDEEHRFGVKHKDKIKSFRNNVDVLSLSATPIPRSMHFSLIGARDFSQINTPPKSRLPIFTEIITFDENLIKTAVYREIARGGQIYFVHNEVKTIEVMTSQLQALFPELSIRFAHGQMTEKVLEPIMKNFINQKIDILVTTAIIESGIDIPNVNTIFIHRAQNFGLAQLYQLRGRVGRSNRRAYAYLIVPNQNALSPDAIKRLQTIKRYTSLGSGYSIALKDLEIRGAGNVFGTEQSGNINAVGYSMYVQILKDALAAAKDAEFGTKISLTPAPQDVEITYPKPAFLPEDYISSSSMRLQYYRRLTEANTLPELKKIESEIRDIFGYVPETGENFLGLSRIRIAASELGINKIVFKDSVVEISFVDANPFNNDIDLIESIRNATRNIGFAYKFLPSDELKLLLFINRPDPLLSLKHFLDVLKEAINL